TCCAGGAACGCGCGCTTGGCGACCACGTCGAGGCCCAACGTCGGTTCGTCCAGCACCAGCAGTTCCGGCCCCTGCGCGAGCGCCAGCGCCAGGTTGAAACCGGCGCGCTCGCCGCGCGACAGCTGGCCGACCTTCTGCTCCGGCAGCACGTGGTAGTGGCCGATCACGCTGTCGTAGGCCTGCTGGTTCCAGCGCGGATACTGGTGCCGCTGCATCGCCGCGACCTGCGACACCCGCATCCAGTTGGCCAGCGTGTGTTCCTCGTTGACGAAGCCGATGCGCGCGCGATCGGCGGGCGTGAGTTGCTGGCTGTCCTTGCCGAGGATGCGCGCTTCGCCGGCGCTCGGCGGCATGAAGCCCATCAGGATCCGGAACAGGGTGGACTTGCCGGCACCATTGGCGCCGACGATGGCGTGGATGCGCCCGCGCGGGATGCGCAGGTCGAGATTGTCCAGCGCCAGCTTGCGGCCGTAGCGCTTGGACAGCGCGCGGGTCTCGATGACGTAGTCGTCGTTTGCGTTCATGTGTGGGCTCGATGTTTGTCAGTCGCGCTCAGGCGATCTTTCGGGGAACCAGTTGGCGAAATTCGTGCTCGACCCGCGCCTGCACCTCGTCAGGCGCGAAGCCGAGCGGGATCACGTCGTTGACGAAACGGCCAATGGCGTCGTCGAGGCGGCGCTCGCGTTCGTCGTCGGACAGGCGCTGGCGCGGCGCGGCCACGTACAGGCCCATGCCCTGCCGCGCTTCCAGCCAGCCTTCGGTGGTGAGTTCGGCGTAGGCCTTGGCCACCGTGTTCGGGTTGATGGTCAGTTGCTGGGCCAGCCCGCGCACGCTGGGCAGTTGGTCGCCCGCGGACAGTTCGCCGGTGGCGATCTTCATCCGCACCGCATCCACGATCTGCCGGCCGATCGGCCGCGGGTCGCCGGTGGCGATCTGGATCATCAGGGCTTGCGGGCGGGCCATGGGCGCTGTCCTATCTGTACTATTCGAACTAGTACAGTACGAACAGGACCGGATCGTCAACCCGGGTTGCGACGAAACCCGGGAAAAGCGGGGTCGGAGTCGGCTTTCGTGCGGCGAAAGCCGACTCCGACCCCGCTTTCCGCCCTGTCATTCCCGCGTCATCCCCGCGACACCGCCCGGTCACGCCCGCCCTGCAGCCTCCCGCAAACGGAGAGCGGCATGCGCTACGCGATCGTCACCGAGACCTACCCGCCGGAAGTCAACGGCGTCGCCCTGACCGTGCAGGGGCTGGAACAGGGCCTGCGCGAGCGCGGCCACGATGTCGAACTGGTGCGCCCGCGCCAGGACGGCGACCTCGACATCGCCGCCGATACCCTGCTGGTGCGCGGTGCCGGCCTGCCGCGCTATCCCGGCCTGAAGTTCGGCCTGCCCGCCACCCGCACCCTGCGCAAGCGCTGGCAATCGGCGCGCCCGAACGCGATCTACGTGGCCACCGAAGGCCCGCTGGGCTGGTCGGCACTGCGCGCCGCGCGCCAGCTCGGCATCCCCGCCGCCACCGGCTTCCACACCCGCTTCGACGACTACATGCGCGATTACGGCGCACCGTGGCTGCAGGGCGTGGCGCTGCGCTGGATGCGCCGCTTCCACAACAGCGCGCAGGCGACCCTGGTGCCCACCCGCGAACTGCAGCACTTCCTGCAAGGCCAGGGCTTCGACAACGTGGTGCGGCTGGCGCGCGCGGTGGACACCCGCCAGTTCGATCCCGCCCGCCGCGACCGCGGCCTGCGCAGGCAGTGGGGCGTGGGCGATGACGGCTTCGTCGCGATCTACGTCGGCCGCATCGCCGCCGAGAAGAACCTGCCGCTGGCGGTGCGCGCCTTCCGCGAACTGCAGAAGACCCGGCCCGAAGCGAAGTTCGCCTGGGTCGGCGACGGCCCCGCGCGCGAACAGCTGCAGCGCGACAACCCCGATTTCATCTTCTGCGGCGTGCAGCGCGGCGAGGAGGTGGCACGGCATTTCGCCAGCGGCGACCTGTTCGTGTTCGCCAGCCACAGCGAGACCTTCGGCAACGTGACCCTGGAAGCGCTGGCCAGCGGCGTGCCGACCGTCGCCTTCGACTACGGCGCGGCGCGCGAACTGCTGCGCCACGACGTGCACGGCGCGGCGATCGCCGACGGCGACGATGCCGGCTTCATCGAGGCGGTGGTGCGCATCGGCGGCGACGACCTGCTGCGCAACGCGATGCGCATGGCCTGCCGCAACGCGGTGGCGGCCCTGCGCCCTGAACAGGTGGCCGAGGACTTCGACCGCATCCTGCAATCGCTCGCCCGCAACGGAGGCCCGCATGTCGCGGCCGCTGCCACGTAATCGGCTTGTCGATACCGAGAACGGCTGGTGCCTGCGCGCCAACCGGCTGTGCGCGCGCAACGGCGCGCTGCGTTACTTCGCCGCGGTCAGCCGGTTGGGCGATGGCGTGTTCTGGTACGTCTTGATGGGCGCGTTGATCGTGTTCGACGGCATGGCCGGGCTGCGCGCGTCATTGCACCTCGCCGCCACCGGGGTGATCGCACTCACCTTGTACAAATTGCTGAAGCGATGGACGCGGCGCCCGCGCCCGTTCGCCAGCGACGTGCGCATCCACGCCTGGGTGGCACCGCTGGACGAGTTCAGTTTCCCGTCCGGCCACACCCTGCACGCCGTCGCCTTCGGCCTGGTGGCGATGGCGCACTACCCGGCGCTGGCCTTGCTGCTGGTGCCGTTCACCGCCAGCGTGGCGGTGTCGCGGGTGGTGCTGGGCCTGCACTATCCGTCCGATGTGTTGGCCGCGACCGGGATCGGCAGTGCGCTTGCGGCGTTGTCGCTGTGGCTGGTGCCGGGCGTGTCGCTGTTCGCCTGAAGGGACATCGCAAAAAAGAAGGGCCGGCAATACCGGCCCTTCGCATCACGAGAGCGCTTGCTCAGTCCGCCAACGGCTTGCGCGGCAGCTTCTGCGGGCGCATCGCCGCGTTGTACACGAACGAGGCCATGATCGCCGAGGCCTGCTTGAGGTCCTGCGCCGAGGCGTGGTCGTAGGTGTCGAGATCGGTGTGGTGGACGTTGCTGAAGTAGTCCAGCCCGTCCTGCACGAACTGGAAACCGGGCAGGCCGACGCGGTCGAAGCTGATGTGGTCGGTGCTGCCGGTGTTCTGCTGGGTGACGATGGTCGCGCCGACGTCGTTCCACGGCTTCAGCCAATCCTCGAAGATCGGCGCCACCGCCATGTTCTCCTGCGCGTAGATGCCGCGGATCTTGCCGCTGCCGTTGTCCAGGTTGAAGTACGCGGCCAGCTTGTCGTAACCGCCGGCGCGCACCAGCTTGCCCTTGTCCTGGCGCAGGAAGGCCGGGATCGCCTTCTGCTCGGGATCGGTCGGTTCCGGATAACGGGCGAAATGTTCGCCCACGTAGGCGGCCGAGCCGAGCAGGCCCTGCTCTTCGCCGGTCCACAACGCCACGCGGATGGTGCGGTCGGGCTTCGCGCCGACCGCCTTGAGGATGCGCATCGCCTCCATCACCACCGCCACGCCGGCGCCGTTGTCCGACGCGCCGGTGCCGGCATGCCAGGAGTCCATGTGCGCGCCCAGCATCACCACTTCGTCGCGGTGCGGACCCGTGCCCGGGATCTCTGCGATGGTGTTGTAGGCGGGCTGGTCGGCGGCGTCGGTGAAGCGCGCGGCGACATTGACCCGCAGGCGCACCGTGCCGTCCTTGCCGAGGGTGCGCGCCAGCATGTTGTACTGCTCGGCGCCCATCACCAGCGCCGGCACGCCGACCGATTCGCCGGCCTTGCGCGAACCGCCGCCCTGCACCGCCAGGATGCCGTTGTCGCGGCCGCTGATGCCGATCGTCGCCAACACGCCTTCGTCGACCAGGAACTGGTTGAGCAGCGGGCCGAATTCGCTGCGGTCCTTGAAGCGCTTGATCATGGCGGCGCGATCGCCGCCCTCGCGGTCCGCCGGCACCTCGACCCCGATCAGGTCATGGAGTTCCTGGTCGGTGTAGCGCTCCATGTCGGGCTTGTCGCCGAACTTGTAGGCGCGCGGGTCGGAGGACAGCACGATCTTGCCGCGCAGCTTGCCCTTGAATTTGTCGAGATCGGCCTTGGATTCCAGCTTGGCGAGGATCGCGTCGCCATCGACCGCGCCGTTGGTGCCCGGCGTCCACGCCTTCGGCAGCACGTGCAGCGGGAACGCGCGCGGCGACAGCATGGCGACGCTGGCGTCGCTGAACTCCCAGCCGCGGCCGAAGCTGCCCATGCTCTCGTCGCGCACGTTGGCCAGGCCCCAGCCGTCGAACTTGCCGCGCGCCCAGGCGTTCGCCCTGGTCATGCCCGGCGAACCGGTCAGGCGCGGACCGACGTCCTCGGTCAGCTCGCCCAGCGTCTTCATCACCTGCGAGCGGTTGAAGGCCTCGGCGCGGATGCGCCCGGTCATCTCGAGATCGATTTTCTCCTGCGCATTCGCCGCACAGGCCGCCAACAGCGCCGCCGCCAACAACACTCGCTTCATCGCATTCCCCGGGTCAGGCATCAACATCCGAGTCTAGGGGCGCAGCCGCCATCGCCGCCTAGCCCATCGGTCATGCCCGGGCGGCCGCGCCGCCCTGCGTGTGATCCACCGCACGTTCCAGCCGCGCGCGCAGCACGGTGGGGAAATACTGCGCCGTCCAGTCGCGGTCGTTGGCCACCTGCGCCTGCGCGCGGCTCGCATCCAGCGCCTCGAAATCCAGCTCGGCCACCGCCCAGGCCTCGTCGCCATGGGTCTGGGCGAGGATGCCGTCGTGCGGCAGACCCACGTCCATCGGCGCGATCAGCGCGGCCTCGCCGGTATTGACGTCCAGCGCCGGGCTCCACGGCGCCACGCCTGCGGTCACCGCCTGCGCCACGAACATGCGGTTCTCCAGCGCCCGTGCCAGGCAGCCGACGCGCACGCGGGTGGCGCCGGCCTCGGTATCGGTGCAGCTGGGCACCAGCAGCAGGCGTGCGCCGGCCTCGCATTGCGCGCGCACCGGCAGCGGGAACTCGCTGTCGTAGCAGACCGAAATCCCGGCACGAACGCCATCGACCTCGAACACCTTCAACGCGTCGCCGGATGCGATCACGCCGGTCTTCATCTCGAAGCCGGTCAGCCGCAGCTTGTCCTGCCACAGGCGGCCGCCATCCGGTGCGAACAGGTCGCTGCGGTTGCGATAGCGGCCATGGCCACCATCGAGGAGGAAACTGCCGGCATTGATGTGCAGGTCGAGTTCGCGCGCAAGGTCCGCGAACAACGCGAGCCAGACCCCGCGCAGGGGCTGGATCGCCGCCAGCGAGGCATGCAGGTCGCCGCGTGTCGCCGGTTCGAACATCGCCGCCAGTTCCAGCGAGAGGTATTCGGGCAACACCGCCAGTTGCGCGCCGCGCCGTTTCGCCTCGCGCAGGAAGGCGTCCTGTTTCGATGCGAATGCATCGAAATCGCCAGGTTCGCCGATCGGATATTTCGCCACTGCGACTTTCATGCGCTCCTCTCCAATGGCCGCAGCCAGAAGGTCAGCGGATGTTCGACTTCGCCGATGCCGACCTCGTTCCAGTGCAGCTTCATGGTCATGCCGGGCTGGCGCACGTAGCCGCGCTTGGCCCAGAACGCCTCGTTGCCGCGATGCCCGGCCGGCTTGCGCGGATCGCCGTCGTCGCGATCCACCGCGGCGAACGCGGTGTGGGCGAAGCCGCCCAGCGCACGCGCATGCGCCTCGCGCGCGTCGAAGAACGCATGGCCAAGGCCGCGCCCGCGGTACAGCGGCAACAGCACCGATTCGCCGCAATAGAACACCGTGGCCACCTCCATCCCGCGTTCGGCGAAAGGCGCCTGGAACTCGGCACTGTCCTCCGCCAGCGGGATGCCGGTGCTGGCGCCGACCACGGCTTCGCCGTCGCGGGCCAGGACCACCACGCTGCTCGGCGATTCGGCGTAGGCGGCGAGGTATTCGCGTTCGTAGCCGACATCGCCGTCGTAGAGATAAGGCCAGTCGCGGAACACCGCGATGCGCAGCGCGGCCACCTTGTCCAGGTGCGGCAGCAAGGCCGCACCGGACAGGGTTTCGAGGGTGATCGTGTCGTCCATCCGGCGATTCTAGGGCGACCCGGGCGGCACGCCGACCTTGGCCGACAACTGGTACCAGTCCACCTTGCGGGTCGCCACCATGATCGCGGCCAGGATCGCGAACAGCAGGCCGGCCCCCATCACCAGGGCGTTGTCCTCCGACAGCAGCAGCCCGTACAGGGCGGCGTACAGCGCGCCCAGCATGGCGGCGAAGCCCAGCCCGCGCGGCGTGCTGCGCAGCACCGACGACAGGTAGAAACCGATCAGGCCGATGCAGGCCAGCGCCGCCAGCAGGTAGGACAGGCCGAAGTCGATGCGCTCGCTCAGGCTGACCAGCAGCAGGAAGAAGATCGCGATCGCCAGCCCCACCAGCAGATACTGGATGGGGTGCACGCGCACCTGCTTGACCAGCTCGAACATGAAGAAGCCGACGAAGGTCAGCAGCACGAACAGCAGGCCGTACTTGGTGGCGCGGTCGGCCAGCGTGTAGGGATTGACCGGGTCGAACAGCGAGACGCTGACGGCATCGGGCGGCGTGCCCTTGTCCGCCAGCAGCGACGGCTGCTGCAGGTAGTGCCGTTGCGCGTTGGTCGCCACCGCGGCGATCTGCCAGTTCGCACGGAAACCCTTGCCGCCGATGTCCTGCTGCGGCGACTTGCCGTCGAATTTCGGATGCGGCCAGGACGAGCTCACCCGCAAGTCGTTGCTGGCGGCATGCGGCATCATCGCGAAGGTCTCGGTCCCCTGCAGCCGCAGCCCGACGCGGGCGTCCAGGCGCAGCCGGCTGCCTGCCTGCGGCACCGGCAGGCGCGCATGGATGCCGGGACCATCGGCATGGCCGATGCCCTGGGCCACCTTCACCGCCGCGCCATCGACCGTGAACCGGGTGGTGCCGCGCAGGCCGATCACGTCGGCGATGCCGACGCTCAGCCAGGGCTGGCCGATCCTGCGCTGGGCGATGCCGTCGTCCGCCGGGATCTGCGCATCGAAACGCGCATCGACCTGCCCGCTCCAT
Above is a genomic segment from Thermomonas aquatica containing:
- a CDS encoding GntR family transcriptional regulator → MARPQALMIQIATGDPRPIGRQIVDAVRMKIATGELSAGDQLPSVRGLAQQLTINPNTVAKAYAELTTEGWLEARQGMGLYVAAPRQRLSDDERERRLDDAIGRFVNDVIPLGFAPDEVQARVEHEFRQLVPRKIA
- a CDS encoding glycosyltransferase family 4 protein, which translates into the protein MRYAIVTETYPPEVNGVALTVQGLEQGLRERGHDVELVRPRQDGDLDIAADTLLVRGAGLPRYPGLKFGLPATRTLRKRWQSARPNAIYVATEGPLGWSALRAARQLGIPAATGFHTRFDDYMRDYGAPWLQGVALRWMRRFHNSAQATLVPTRELQHFLQGQGFDNVVRLARAVDTRQFDPARRDRGLRRQWGVGDDGFVAIYVGRIAAEKNLPLAVRAFRELQKTRPEAKFAWVGDGPAREQLQRDNPDFIFCGVQRGEEVARHFASGDLFVFASHSETFGNVTLEALASGVPTVAFDYGAARELLRHDVHGAAIADGDDAGFIEAVVRIGGDDLLRNAMRMACRNAVAALRPEQVAEDFDRILQSLARNGGPHVAAAAT
- a CDS encoding GNAT family N-acetyltransferase, yielding MDDTITLETLSGAALLPHLDKVAALRIAVFRDWPYLYDGDVGYEREYLAAYAESPSSVVVLARDGEAVVGASTGIPLAEDSAEFQAPFAERGMEVATVFYCGESVLLPLYRGRGLGHAFFDAREAHARALGGFAHTAFAAVDRDDGDPRKPAGHRGNEAFWAKRGYVRQPGMTMKLHWNEVGIGEVEHPLTFWLRPLERSA
- a CDS encoding carbon-nitrogen hydrolase family protein; amino-acid sequence: MKVAVAKYPIGEPGDFDAFASKQDAFLREAKRRGAQLAVLPEYLSLELAAMFEPATRGDLHASLAAIQPLRGVWLALFADLARELDLHINAGSFLLDGGHGRYRNRSDLFAPDGGRLWQDKLRLTGFEMKTGVIASGDALKVFEVDGVRAGISVCYDSEFPLPVRAQCEAGARLLLVPSCTDTEAGATRVRVGCLARALENRMFVAQAVTAGVAPWSPALDVNTGEAALIAPMDVGLPHDGILAQTHGDEAWAVAELDFEALDASRAQAQVANDRDWTAQYFPTVLRARLERAVDHTQGGAAARA
- a CDS encoding ABC transporter ATP-binding protein, whose amino-acid sequence is MNANDDYVIETRALSKRYGRKLALDNLDLRIPRGRIHAIVGANGAGKSTLFRILMGFMPPSAGEARILGKDSQQLTPADRARIGFVNEEHTLANWMRVSQVAAMQRHQYPRWNQQAYDSVIGHYHVLPEQKVGQLSRGERAGFNLALALAQGPELLVLDEPTLGLDVVAKRAFLESLLYSNAADDCTVIYCSHQMEEIERVADNLIILERGQLKHMSAPEDFTARVSHWVADVPFKGPELHTVPGLLEVQRLDGLHHYLVLDQDDGFEQFLRASGARNVQSMPVGLDRAVNAFLAKNHAAPAAA
- a CDS encoding phosphatase PAP2 family protein; this translates as MSRPLPRNRLVDTENGWCLRANRLCARNGALRYFAAVSRLGDGVFWYVLMGALIVFDGMAGLRASLHLAATGVIALTLYKLLKRWTRRPRPFASDVRIHAWVAPLDEFSFPSGHTLHAVAFGLVAMAHYPALALLLVPFTASVAVSRVVLGLHYPSDVLAATGIGSALAALSLWLVPGVSLFA
- the creD gene encoding cell envelope integrity protein CreD is translated as MRLGFKVAMVAVLTLAILIPLSMIRGVIGERQQYRAEAVRKVSAGIGGRQVLGGPVLVVPFEETVEENVTGDDGVARKVLRRKHSQWTFFPETLAIDGVLKPDSRKSGLFVVNVFEWSGQVDARFDAQIPADDGIAQRRIGQPWLSVGIADVIGLRGTTRFTVDGAAVKVAQGIGHADGPGIHARLPVPQAGSRLRLDARVGLRLQGTETFAMMPHAASNDLRVSSSWPHPKFDGKSPQQDIGGKGFRANWQIAAVATNAQRHYLQQPSLLADKGTPPDAVSVSLFDPVNPYTLADRATKYGLLFVLLTFVGFFMFELVKQVRVHPIQYLLVGLAIAIFFLLLVSLSERIDFGLSYLLAALACIGLIGFYLSSVLRSTPRGLGFAAMLGALYAALYGLLLSEDNALVMGAGLLFAILAAIMVATRKVDWYQLSAKVGVPPGSP
- a CDS encoding M20/M25/M40 family metallo-hydrolase; translated protein: MKRVLLAAALLAACAANAQEKIDLEMTGRIRAEAFNRSQVMKTLGELTEDVGPRLTGSPGMTRANAWARGKFDGWGLANVRDESMGSFGRGWEFSDASVAMLSPRAFPLHVLPKAWTPGTNGAVDGDAILAKLESKADLDKFKGKLRGKIVLSSDPRAYKFGDKPDMERYTDQELHDLIGVEVPADREGGDRAAMIKRFKDRSEFGPLLNQFLVDEGVLATIGISGRDNGILAVQGGGSRKAGESVGVPALVMGAEQYNMLARTLGKDGTVRLRVNVAARFTDAADQPAYNTIAEIPGTGPHRDEVVMLGAHMDSWHAGTGASDNGAGVAVVMEAMRILKAVGAKPDRTIRVALWTGEEQGLLGSAAYVGEHFARYPEPTDPEQKAIPAFLRQDKGKLVRAGGYDKLAAYFNLDNGSGKIRGIYAQENMAVAPIFEDWLKPWNDVGATIVTQQNTGSTDHISFDRVGLPGFQFVQDGLDYFSNVHHTDLDTYDHASAQDLKQASAIMASFVYNAAMRPQKLPRKPLAD